CCGAGCAGCTGCTGGAGCATACAGCGGACGGAGATGGAAGCGGAAGGctttgtgcactgtgctgtggCCGTACTGGGCTGCTGGGTGGGTGATCAATTGCCATTTTAGTAGATATCAATTTCATCACATTGGGGGGCAACATTTGGCCACAATACACTGCCTGACACTCACTGAAGATAGGCTaccgccttaaaggggttgtccaggtccgGAGCTgaactccgatgctctcctttgccctgagctAAATTGCGAAGGggaaaggcattttcaggagatgcggtgacgtaccgggctctcctttGGGCTGTCAGGAAGAGGCTTCCCGTCcagcagggagcccggtgacgtcaccggcactgataggtgggctttagcacttccctagcctgtaaaacggctagggcagggctaaagcccgcccatcagagtcgttgaagtcaccaaacacactgctgggcagaagcctccgcccggcagtgtgttatagtaaataaaagaaaagacTATCTCAAGGGAGagtatcggagcatgaactgctccgatgctcgtcaggggagctgcctgggtgaaaatctgAGTAtgcctgggttcagctctgaacccggacaacccctttaaatgacgcAGTCAATAGCATCCGCAGCATCTAGGCAGTTATACAGAGGGAAGGGGAATCTTCTGTCCCCATTTGAATGCAATTGCAGGGTGCTGTGTTCCCATGGTAGCAGGGGGTCTAAGCTCCCAAGTCAGCCTCGAATGTATATTTATTAGACTGTGCCACAGGCATTGCCTAATAAACTGTCACAGTGATAGGCTATAATGCATTAGTGTACAATCTCCTTCTTGACCGACAGGCCTAGGCAAGATGACTATGCAAGAACCTGGCCCTGCATCAAGAAGGAAAAGTAGGGGCtggcagagaaagcaggaggagcaagagcacAGAGCAGCCTAATATCACCCTTGGTGCACATAAACGGGTTGtccagttttttttaatattgatatTTTTACAGAATGAGGCAGAGGATCGCAAAGTGAACTCCATGGTGATTGGCTCTCTTCAAGGCGTTAGTAAGGTTCACAGCAAAGACTCTAGAGAGTATTCTACAActacatatatagatataataataataataataaaataagcaGCTTATTTCATATTAGCAAATTACAATTTTCTTCCATTACAACACTACTGGATCTACAAAAGGAAATATGTTGGACAAGACATTTACAGCACctcgtaaaggggttgtccgggttcagagctgaacccagacatatccccttctgtccccactcagcccctctgagatgagcatttcATGTATCACTCAGGGCAAGAACTTTTTCATTAGATCAGGTGACGCACTAGGTCTAGGttaggcttccgcctagcagtggtCCCAGTAACATCACCAGCActaaggggcgggctttagcgctgccctagaagttttacaggctagggcagcgctaaagcttgCCCTTTAGTGCGGGTGACGtcaaagcccttgccctgcacgactcagcgcagggcaagggaaagCATTGGAGTATgaaatgctcatctcagaggggctgagtgggggaaaatggggatatgtccgagtTCACAtctgaaatactgcaatattatAAGGTCCCTGCATTTCTTAGCCAGCTATTGAGCTTAGTACATACCTTTCCTGAGATTTCAATCCCAATCTCATCCAACACCTGGTTCACAATATCCTGGCTTTCCTCTTCATCTTCAGAGGCATCaaagatgtcatccagtgtgtCGTTTACTGCAAAGGACACGAGCAAATAACAAATTACTGTATATCTATAACAGCTTCCCTGGTGTAATCTCTAATACtatatattcataaatagccacTGAGCAACTGCTGCATTGGTTCTAGAGCTCTGGTTTAGTTGTCTTCCCTCCAACCCCCTTACAAAAATCCAAAGTGACATCACCCAAAGTATAGTAGGTCAGTAAGCTAAGTACAGGCAGCAGAATGTCTAGCATCCCCATTGCTCTAGGGCTGAACAGAAAAGAATGAGGGGTCAACGATCACCCCTCCACTCCCTGATGGTGGTGCTTAGTGCCAGCATACGACTGGAAACGTCTTCACTTATTCATGAGCAGAAAGAACGTGTCTTACTCATTTCTTCTGTCATTTCCATCTTCATATTTTCTTTCTGGAAATTCTGCATCGTTTGCAGAGTTTTCTGTGGATCCATCTTCTTGTTCACGGCTTGCATTGTCTAgaggaaaagaaaaacaaataaaataaaaaccacttAACTAAATGTGTTCTGCAAAATCAGTCTACCCTATGGAGACAAAACATGTTTGGGTCTCACAAGGCTGCTATGAACCTGTGCTCACCTTTGCTGTAGTGGACATTGCACCCGCCATCTTCATCTGTGAGCTCATGACTTTGGTCTGCGTTGACATAGAGGTGACTTTGGAACTAACGGCATAAGTTCTTGTTTTCTGCTTACGTAACTGCACCAGCTGCTTTGCTAAAATCGTGCAGGCGTCTTTATTACCTGTCTTGGCCATCTTCTTTATTTCCATTTCCTGTggggggaaaaataaataaaaaaatgttatattaatatatataacattaaaaaataaaaagtctaaaAGTCTAACCATAACACAGTTTTCCAGGACTTCCCCATTGATAAGTTATCAATATCAATTAGCAAAGGCCTGACTACCAGCAACCCTGTCAATCAGCCGCGCTCAGCAGCTGGGGGCTAGGACCAGGCACCAGAAATTCATACACTGTAGTGGCCATGCCTCGTTACTGCAGCACTTCACCCATACATCAGTGCCGTTCCAATGACTTGAAGACAGATCAGATAggttaatattaaaggggttttccacgacTTGCCTACGAGGAGTACATTACTGCTAGTTACTCATTGAAGCTGAAGAATCAGCCAGTCCCGTCTAGTGGTAAATGTTTTAAAGGTGATCTGCACCTGCAACAAACTCGCCTCCCTAGTGGCGTACAGATTCTACTTGACAGCTTTCTTCCTTCTGGATTTGAGCCATTTTGCAATAATattcaagaagaaaaaaaaaaaaaaaaaaaaaaaaagtagttttctGTTTCATATCGGGCGCCAAATATTTGTCTTATGAGCTAAAGATTCATGTCACCAGTACTAAAGCAGCTGCTGGAAGCATGACACTGTGCCGGGTCTATGCCGGGATACAAACAGTTGTTAGAGAATGTCCACCTAGGTGGACAATGACACATCTCTTGCC
This is a stretch of genomic DNA from Bufo gargarizans isolate SCDJY-AF-19 chromosome 3, ASM1485885v1, whole genome shotgun sequence. It encodes these proteins:
- the LOC122930861 gene encoding charged multivesicular body protein 2b-A; this encodes MASLFKKKTVDDVIKEQNKELRGTQRAITRDRTALEKQEKQLEMEIKKMAKTGNKDACTILAKQLVQLRKQKTRTYAVSSKVTSMSTQTKVMSSQMKMAGAMSTTAKTMQAVNKKMDPQKTLQTMQNFQKENMKMEMTEEMINDTLDDIFDASEDEEESQDIVNQVLDEIGIEISGKMAKAPSAAKGLPSASSTKATTISDEEIERQLKALGVD